From a single Paenibacillus sp. FSL W8-0426 genomic region:
- a CDS encoding spore germination protein: METRSDHTGQETVEGLPGDMAGKSPYEIRKEKEEKAYLEKKQDEMSDSVEESVHYWQNNDDISPRMNDNKYTLKQIMGLGESFDVNLREMVMGGKQIGLLMLTGFAKDEILLEVLKRLTYLSPDQVSGHALKSYFDCYVPHIQVERVEKMSQVISKVLMGMSAMFVEGDRSALVMDTRNYPVRSPEEPSLERVVRGSRDGFTETLLTNVTLVRRRIRDPGLKFELMQVGRRTQTDVCVVYIDDIVDKVQVDSVREKIKRLDIEGIPAADKQLEEAIINKGWNPFPLVRYSERPDVTASHLLEGRVVVFVDTSPSVMILPTTFFDLCEHAEENRQTAFMGTYLRWVRFAGILISLFLLPLWLLMVIEPSLKPPGLEFIGPQQNAKLPLILQFLLIELGVDLLRMAAVHTPTPLASAMGLIAAILIGDIAVKTGYFVNEVVLYMAIAAIGMFATPSYELGLANRLVRLVLLAAVAIFKVPGLVVGTTLLILALTLRRSYNSSYLWPFIPFNAKAFGNFLFRLPLLESKKRPSFNKARDNTKMSQDPDGELRKSKKHK, translated from the coding sequence ATGGAAACAAGATCCGATCATACCGGACAGGAAACGGTCGAAGGCCTGCCGGGGGACATGGCGGGCAAATCGCCTTACGAAATCCGGAAGGAAAAAGAAGAAAAGGCATACCTCGAAAAAAAACAGGATGAAATGTCCGACAGCGTCGAGGAATCGGTGCATTATTGGCAAAACAACGACGATATTTCCCCGCGTATGAACGACAACAAATATACGCTCAAACAAATCATGGGTCTCGGCGAGTCGTTCGACGTGAACCTTCGGGAGATGGTGATGGGCGGCAAACAGATCGGGCTGCTGATGCTGACCGGGTTCGCCAAGGATGAAATTCTGCTTGAGGTGTTGAAAAGATTGACGTATCTGTCGCCCGACCAAGTGTCCGGGCATGCACTCAAATCGTATTTCGATTGTTACGTTCCGCACATTCAAGTCGAGCGGGTCGAGAAAATGAGCCAGGTCATTAGCAAGGTCCTCATGGGCATGAGCGCCATGTTTGTCGAAGGAGACCGCTCCGCCCTTGTAATGGATACGCGGAATTATCCCGTAAGGTCTCCGGAAGAGCCTTCACTGGAAAGGGTGGTGCGCGGCTCGCGCGACGGTTTCACCGAAACGCTGTTAACCAACGTAACCTTGGTGAGGCGCAGAATTCGCGACCCCGGATTGAAATTCGAGCTCATGCAGGTGGGCCGCAGGACGCAGACCGACGTCTGCGTCGTGTATATCGACGATATTGTGGACAAAGTACAGGTCGATTCCGTCCGTGAAAAGATCAAGCGGCTTGACATCGAAGGCATTCCCGCAGCCGATAAGCAGTTGGAGGAGGCGATCATCAACAAAGGCTGGAACCCTTTTCCGCTGGTTCGTTACTCCGAGCGTCCAGATGTGACGGCCTCGCATCTGCTCGAAGGCAGGGTGGTCGTCTTTGTTGATACGTCGCCCAGCGTGATGATTTTGCCGACGACCTTTTTCGACCTTTGCGAACATGCGGAGGAGAACAGGCAAACGGCCTTTATGGGCACGTACTTGAGATGGGTTCGCTTTGCGGGTATTCTGATTTCCTTGTTCCTGCTGCCGCTGTGGTTGCTGATGGTCATCGAACCGTCCCTCAAGCCACCTGGCCTGGAATTCATCGGCCCGCAGCAGAACGCCAAGCTGCCGCTCATTCTTCAGTTCCTGCTCATCGAGCTGGGGGTCGACTTACTGAGGATGGCCGCAGTGCATACGCCGACGCCGCTAGCGTCAGCGATGGGCTTAATCGCAGCCATTCTCATTGGAGACATTGCCGTAAAAACCGGTTATTTCGTCAATGAGGTCGTCCTGTACATGGCCATCGCGGCAATCGGCATGTTTGCGACGCCGAGTTATGAGCTCGGGCTAGCCAACAGGTTGGTCAGGCTGGTTTTGCTGGCGGCCGTCGCCATCTTCAAGGTGCCGGGCCTAGTAGTTGGAACAACGCTGCTTATTCTTGCGCTGACGCTTCGTCGTTCCTACAATTCCTCTTATCTGTGGCCGTTTATACCGTTTAATGCAAAGGCCTTCGGCAACTTTTTATTCCGCTTGCCACTTCTGGAAAGCAAGAAACGACCATCTTTCAATAAGGCGCGGGACAACACCAAAATGTCCCAGGACCCGGATGGTGAATTGCGGAAAAGTAAAAAACACAAATGA
- a CDS encoding stage V sporulation protein AB, which produces MSVLNGAISIVLGVAGGIAVGSGIIALILVLDMIPRLAQLTRTYDKSHWYEGALIGGCLLGTVADFWHWKVNGAMLLSPIAGLFCGVFIGLLAAALTEVLNVLPVLAKRLGMKPYLFGLLLAMILGKMTGSLFDFFIYQR; this is translated from the coding sequence ATGAGCGTCCTTAATGGTGCAATCAGCATCGTGCTCGGGGTTGCGGGAGGAATCGCCGTCGGCAGCGGGATTATCGCCCTCATTCTGGTCCTCGATATGATTCCGAGGCTTGCTCAGCTGACGAGAACTTATGATAAAAGCCACTGGTACGAAGGAGCCTTGATTGGAGGATGTCTGCTTGGCACGGTCGCGGATTTCTGGCATTGGAAAGTAAACGGAGCGATGCTGCTCAGCCCGATTGCCGGCTTGTTCTGCGGCGTATTCATCGGCCTGTTGGCCGCGGCGCTGACCGAGGTGCTTAACGTGCTTCCGGTGCTGGCCAAGCGGCTTGGCATGAAGCCTTATTTGTTCGGTTTGCTTCTGGCGATGATTTTGGGCAAGATGACGGGGTCTCTGTTTGACTTTTTTATATATCAGCGTTAG
- a CDS encoding D-alanyl-D-alanine carboxypeptidase family protein has translation MKKRIMASFMTICMLLSAMTSSVFAEETRKPAEGADLAPSARSAILMDADTGTIIYEKNSHDQLPPASITKIMTMLLTIEAVDAGKLKLTDKVRTSEYAASMGGSQIFLEPGEEMTVDDMLKGIAMASGNDASVAIAEKIGGSEQAFVQMMNDRAQELGMKDTRFVNPNGLPVKGHHSSAYDIALMSRELLKHPSITKYTGAYQDYLRKDTAKPFWLVNTNKLVRFYSGADGLKTGYTSEAKFCLSATASKDGLRTIAVVLGEPNTKTRNSEVSAMFDYAFSQYTMKPLYKSGEMLGQLNIEKGEVAQLPLKATQNYSVLMRKGGKSEEIRHELQLQPSIKAPVKAGQSVGKLVVYQGSEVIKEFDIKAPQDVNKAGWWKLFKRTTSNLFD, from the coding sequence GTGAAGAAACGAATTATGGCATCGTTCATGACGATTTGTATGCTGCTATCCGCTATGACCTCTTCGGTGTTCGCCGAAGAAACGCGCAAACCGGCAGAAGGGGCAGACCTGGCCCCGTCGGCGCGTTCGGCGATTCTGATGGATGCGGATACCGGAACGATCATCTATGAAAAAAACAGCCATGACCAACTGCCGCCGGCCAGCATTACCAAAATCATGACGATGCTGCTGACGATCGAGGCCGTCGATGCAGGCAAGCTGAAGCTGACCGATAAGGTCAGAACAAGTGAATACGCCGCTTCCATGGGCGGTTCCCAGATCTTTCTGGAGCCTGGCGAAGAGATGACCGTGGATGACATGCTGAAAGGGATTGCGATGGCCTCCGGCAATGACGCTTCGGTCGCGATCGCCGAGAAGATCGGCGGATCGGAACAAGCTTTTGTGCAGATGATGAACGATCGGGCTCAAGAGCTTGGCATGAAGGATACCCGGTTTGTCAATCCAAATGGACTGCCTGTCAAAGGTCACCATTCGTCCGCTTACGATATTGCGCTGATGAGCCGGGAGCTGCTTAAGCATCCTTCCATTACCAAATACACCGGAGCATATCAGGATTACTTGCGCAAGGATACGGCGAAGCCCTTTTGGCTCGTCAATACCAACAAGCTGGTTCGGTTTTACTCCGGAGCTGACGGACTGAAAACGGGATATACGTCCGAAGCGAAGTTCTGCCTTTCAGCCACTGCCTCGAAGGACGGATTGCGCACGATCGCGGTCGTGCTTGGCGAGCCGAACACCAAAACGCGCAATAGCGAAGTGTCTGCCATGTTCGATTATGCGTTCAGCCAATATACGATGAAACCTCTATACAAAAGCGGAGAGATGCTCGGTCAGCTGAACATCGAAAAGGGCGAAGTGGCGCAGTTGCCGCTGAAGGCCACGCAAAATTACAGCGTGCTGATGCGCAAAGGCGGCAAATCCGAGGAAATTCGGCATGAGCTTCAGCTCCAGCCAAGCATAAAAGCGCCAGTCAAGGCCGGGCAAAGCGTTGGAAAGCTGGTTGTTTATCAAGGCAGCGAGGTCATTAAGGAATTTGACATCAAGGCACCGCAGGACGTGAACAAAGCGGGCTGGTGGAAGCTGTTCAAACGAACGACGAGCAATTTGTTCGATTGA
- the sigF gene encoding RNA polymerase sporulation sigma factor SigF, which yields MDAEVKSSSQAYLDDAEVKRLIALSQSGDHVARDTLVNSNIRLVWSVVQRFMNRGYEPEDLFQIGCIGLLKSVDKFDLSYDVKFSTYAVPMIIGEIQRFLRDDGTLKVSRSLKEMANKVRKKRDELSKHLDRLPTIKEVAEQLGVTPEEVVFAQEANKPPTSIHETVFENDGDPITLMDQIADESQERWFDKLALSEAIGGLSERERLIVYLRYYRDQTQSEVASRLGISQVQVSRLEKKILQSIRDQIAQ from the coding sequence ATGGATGCTGAAGTGAAATCATCTTCACAGGCCTACTTGGATGATGCCGAGGTCAAACGGCTGATTGCGCTCAGTCAGTCGGGTGACCATGTCGCCCGGGATACGCTGGTGAACAGCAATATCCGGCTTGTCTGGTCCGTTGTACAGCGGTTCATGAACAGGGGGTACGAACCGGAAGACCTGTTCCAAATCGGCTGTATTGGCCTGCTTAAATCGGTGGACAAATTCGATCTGAGCTATGACGTCAAGTTTTCTACGTATGCCGTGCCGATGATCATCGGGGAAATTCAGCGATTCCTGCGCGATGACGGCACGCTCAAGGTCAGCCGTTCCTTGAAGGAGATGGCCAACAAAGTCCGCAAGAAACGCGACGAGCTCTCCAAACACCTCGATCGGCTGCCCACGATTAAGGAAGTGGCCGAACAATTGGGCGTGACGCCGGAGGAAGTGGTATTCGCGCAGGAAGCGAACAAGCCGCCAACCTCGATTCATGAGACGGTGTTCGAAAACGATGGCGATCCGATCACATTGATGGATCAGATCGCCGACGAATCGCAGGAACGCTGGTTCGACAAGCTGGCGCTCAGCGAGGCGATCGGCGGGCTGAGCGAGCGGGAGCGGTTGATTGTTTACCTGAGGTATTATCGCGATCAGACGCAATCTGAAGTGGCGAGCAGGCTGGGGATTTCCCAGGTTCAGGTATCGCGACTGGAGAAAAAAATACTGCAATCGATTCGCGACCAGATCGCGCAATGA
- a CDS encoding stage V sporulation protein AA yields MSLAPTPTVYIRLRSRIRIPRGKGVTLGDIAHLLTSPEQEEARLHELELLHPGPMDGNLILIDVLQVIPAIRRVLPQANVELIGSGHTLVEVIEGNGKPSKSLFVLVWILLFFGSALTIMNFHADVNMQEVQIRIVEMLTGTRDEHPYLFQIAYSLGIGFGMTVFFNHLFKKKWNEEPTPLEVEMFLYQQNVDQYVVIEESERLLERDNREMSTDERP; encoded by the coding sequence ATGTCTCTGGCACCCACTCCAACGGTCTACATTCGTCTGCGCAGCCGCATTCGCATTCCGAGAGGCAAAGGGGTCACGCTTGGCGATATCGCCCATTTGCTTACTTCACCGGAACAGGAGGAGGCGAGATTGCATGAGCTCGAGCTGCTGCATCCCGGACCGATGGACGGCAATCTGATCCTGATCGACGTCTTGCAGGTCATTCCGGCAATTCGGCGGGTTCTGCCGCAAGCCAACGTCGAGCTCATCGGTTCGGGTCACACCCTGGTGGAAGTGATTGAAGGGAACGGCAAACCTTCCAAATCATTGTTCGTTTTGGTTTGGATCCTGCTTTTTTTTGGTTCGGCCCTGACCATCATGAATTTTCATGCGGATGTGAACATGCAGGAGGTCCAGATCCGGATTGTGGAAATGCTCACGGGCACCCGGGACGAGCATCCGTATCTGTTTCAGATCGCCTATTCCCTCGGCATCGGTTTTGGCATGACCGTCTTCTTCAACCATTTATTCAAGAAAAAGTGGAATGAGGAACCTACCCCGCTGGAAGTCGAGATGTTCTTATATCAGCAAAACGTCGACCAATATGTCGTGATCGAGGAAAGCGAACGTTTGTTGGAACGGGATAACAGGGAGATGAGCACCGATGAGCGTCCTTAA
- the spoIIAB gene encoding anti-sigma F factor, with the protein MSEGNGTNFMNLQFAAKSENESFARVTVAAFISRLDPTMDELSDLKTVISEAVTNSIIHGYNNNPEGVVTIQAQIRDDMVTIIVEDRGQGIEDLELAKQPLYTSKPELERSGMGFTIMENFMDEFEVSSEPGRGTSIRMMKRIESKKALFN; encoded by the coding sequence ATGAGTGAAGGAAACGGTACAAATTTCATGAATTTGCAGTTCGCGGCCAAATCGGAGAACGAATCGTTTGCGCGTGTGACCGTTGCGGCTTTTATCTCCCGGCTTGATCCTACGATGGACGAGCTTAGCGACCTGAAGACGGTCATCTCGGAAGCTGTAACCAACAGCATCATTCACGGCTACAACAACAATCCCGAGGGCGTCGTTACCATTCAGGCGCAGATTCGCGATGACATGGTCACGATCATCGTCGAGGACCGGGGCCAAGGGATCGAGGATCTCGAACTGGCCAAACAACCGCTGTACACGTCCAAGCCGGAACTTGAGCGATCGGGCATGGGCTTCACGATTATGGAAAACTTCATGGATGAATTCGAAGTCAGCAGCGAGCCCGGCAGGGGCACCTCCATCAGGATGATGAAAAGGATTGAATCCAAGAAAGCATTGTTTAATTAG
- the spoIIAA gene encoding anti-sigma F factor antagonist, whose translation MNMHVDMEHHRGVLIVRLSGELDHHTADLVRMQMDEAIQRRQCEHLILSLKDLQFMDSSGLGVILGRYKLIKNKGGKMVVCDVNPPVYRLLEMSGLFKIMPIYENEGTALSGLEVVS comes from the coding sequence GTGAACATGCATGTGGATATGGAGCATCACCGTGGGGTTCTGATCGTACGCTTATCGGGGGAATTGGATCACCATACCGCTGATCTGGTCCGGATGCAAATGGATGAGGCCATCCAGCGCAGACAATGCGAGCATCTGATTCTCAGTCTGAAGGACCTGCAGTTTATGGACAGTTCGGGTCTGGGCGTCATTTTGGGCAGATACAAGCTCATTAAAAATAAAGGCGGCAAAATGGTGGTATGCGACGTGAACCCGCCGGTGTACCGTTTGCTGGAAATGTCGGGATTGTTCAAGATTATGCCGATTTACGAAAATGAGGGAACTGCCCTCTCGGGTCTGGAGGTCGTCTCATGA